From Candidatus Krumholzibacteriia bacterium, the proteins below share one genomic window:
- a CDS encoding sodium-coupled permease, translated as LEAVVWTDALQLGVVAVGLGACLLTVALTLDGGLGAAFAAAAAEGRTAIVDFDQPITSPRSLPGAVVGYGILALAVAGTNQQSVQRYLACRSVAEARRAALLGWAVGAAVTVATLVVGLALYGFYRSTAHTLPADLPADAVLPHFVGTELAPGVAGLLVAAILAAAMSSLDSALSSLATATEVDLIGRDGTATRGLRRARWITLAWGVVATVAALALAGRGTLLELGVRVMGWFAGPILALFVMALLRRSPGAGAALAGAITGFTITVVLVADPFGAPILSPGIWTTAIGAVTTMLATILLQSTVGPRRRRPRAPAGPVPGTRREGRRDD; from the coding sequence CTCGAGGCCGTCGTGTGGACGGACGCCCTGCAGCTCGGGGTGGTCGCGGTCGGGCTCGGAGCCTGTCTGCTGACCGTGGCGCTGACCCTCGACGGGGGACTGGGCGCCGCCTTCGCGGCGGCCGCCGCCGAGGGGCGGACCGCGATCGTGGACTTCGACCAACCGATCACCTCCCCGCGCTCACTCCCCGGTGCCGTCGTCGGTTACGGGATCCTGGCCCTGGCCGTGGCCGGGACGAACCAGCAGTCGGTGCAGCGCTATCTCGCCTGCCGGTCGGTCGCCGAGGCCCGCCGGGCGGCCCTCCTGGGTTGGGCGGTCGGCGCCGCCGTCACCGTCGCCACCCTGGTGGTCGGTCTCGCCCTCTACGGCTTCTACCGATCGACCGCGCACACCCTGCCCGCCGATCTCCCCGCGGACGCCGTGCTCCCCCACTTCGTCGGAACCGAGCTCGCTCCGGGGGTCGCGGGCCTGCTCGTGGCCGCCATCCTGGCCGCCGCCATGTCGAGCCTCGACTCGGCCCTCAGCAGCCTGGCCACGGCCACCGAGGTGGACCTGATCGGACGCGACGGCACGGCCACGCGGGGACTGCGCCGCGCACGGTGGATCACCCTGGCCTGGGGTGTCGTGGCCACGGTCGCGGCCCTGGCCCTCGCCGGCCGCGGAACGCTGCTGGAACTGGGGGTCCGGGTGATGGGGTGGTTCGCCGGGCCGATCCTTGCCCTGTTCGTCATGGCCCTGCTGCGGCGCTCCCCCGGGGCCGGCGCCGCCCTGGCCGGCGCCATCACCGGCTTCACGATCACGGTGGTCCTGGTCGCCGATCCCTTCGGCGCCCCGATCCTGAGTCCCGGCATCTGGACCACCGCGATCGGGGCGGTGACCACGATGCTGGCGACGATCCTGCTCCAGAGTACCGTTGGACCTCGGCGCCGGAGACCAAGGGCACCGGCCGGTCCCGTTCCCGGAACTCGACGAGAGGGTCGTCGCGATGACTGA
- a CDS encoding NAD(P)-dependent oxidoreductase: MTDVQIDGRGRRVLVTGGAGFLGINLIRALLDRGFEVTSLDLEPFDYEDCRERIREVRGDIRDAATVAEAVRDCTDVVHCAAALPLYSAEDIRSTDLDGSRVVMQAALEADVDRAVHISSTAVYGIPDHHPLVEDDRLHGVGPYGEAKVQAEEVCASFREKGLCVPILRPKSFIGPERLGVFALFYDWAKDGHGFPMIGSGNNRYQLLDVEDLCDAILLCLHLPKEQVDDVFNVGAAEFATMKEDYQAVLDRAGHGKEIKGFPAAPMIWTLRLLEALNLSPLYKWVYETASKDSFVSIEKAQRVLGFRPKYSNQQALVRNYEWYLDNLDQFEGRSGVSHRVPWKQGILGVAKRFF, from the coding sequence ATGACTGACGTGCAGATCGACGGACGCGGACGCCGTGTCCTGGTCACCGGAGGCGCCGGCTTCCTCGGCATCAACCTGATCCGGGCACTGCTCGACCGGGGTTTCGAGGTCACCAGCCTCGACCTCGAGCCCTTCGACTACGAGGACTGCCGCGAACGCATCCGCGAGGTCCGGGGCGACATCCGCGACGCCGCGACCGTGGCCGAGGCCGTCCGCGACTGCACCGACGTCGTGCACTGCGCCGCCGCCCTGCCCCTCTACTCGGCCGAGGACATCCGCTCGACCGACCTCGACGGCAGCCGCGTGGTCATGCAGGCCGCGCTCGAGGCCGATGTCGACCGCGCCGTGCACATCTCCTCGACCGCCGTCTACGGGATCCCCGATCACCATCCGCTGGTCGAGGACGACCGCCTGCACGGCGTCGGCCCCTACGGCGAAGCGAAGGTCCAGGCCGAAGAGGTCTGCGCGAGCTTTCGCGAGAAGGGCCTGTGCGTGCCGATCCTGCGCCCGAAGAGCTTCATCGGTCCCGAGCGCCTGGGCGTCTTCGCCCTCTTCTACGACTGGGCCAAGGACGGCCACGGCTTCCCCATGATCGGCAGCGGGAACAACCGCTACCAGCTACTCGACGTCGAGGACCTGTGCGACGCGATCCTGCTCTGTCTGCACCTGCCGAAGGAGCAGGTGGACGACGTCTTCAACGTCGGCGCGGCGGAGTTCGCGACGATGAAGGAGGACTACCAGGCCGTGCTCGACCGCGCGGGCCACGGCAAGGAGATCAAGGGCTTCCCGGCCGCGCCCATGATCTGGACCCTGCGCCTGCTCGAGGCCCTGAACCTCTCGCCGCTGTACAAGTGGGTCTACGAGACGGCCTCGAAGGACTCGTTCGTGAGCATCGAGAAGGCGCAGCGCGTGCTCGGCTTCCGGCCGAAGTACAGCAACCAGCAGGCGCTGGTGCGCAACTACGAGTGGTACCTCGACAACCTCGACCAGTTCGAGGGGCGCAGCGGCGTGTCGCACCGGGTACCGTGGAAGCAGGGGATCCTGGGCGTGGCCAAGCGGTTCTTCTAG
- the lhgO gene encoding L-2-hydroxyglutarate oxidase, with product MSEDRVDLVVVGAGIVGLAAARAVQRRDPGLTVAVLERHDRVAAGQTGHNSGVIHSGIYYRPGSLKARLCREGRARLIEECADRGVEYRLSGKLIVATSPEECARLGLLEERARENGLQGVRRIGPDEMHRHEPEVAGLEALHVPESGVVDYGEVAAMLAEDLRGSGATLRFGWRVDAVEPTGRGLRVITPRGSVQTRALLNCAGLYCDEVARRAGAHVDVRIVPFRGEYWLLKPERADLVRTLIYPVPDPAFPFLGVHLTRDVHGVVDAGPNAVLALAREGYTWGDVDVAHLARTLSFPGALRLFRTHWRSGFDEMRRSFDLDRLVRDLQKLVPAVRREDLVPAHAGVRAQAVGRDGALLDDFHFVDGPHAVHVLNAPSPAATASLAIGEAVADRVQESGILEPVAL from the coding sequence TTGAGCGAGGACCGGGTCGATCTGGTCGTGGTGGGGGCCGGCATCGTGGGGCTGGCCGCGGCGCGCGCGGTGCAGCGTCGCGATCCCGGGCTGACCGTCGCCGTGCTCGAGCGGCACGACCGCGTGGCCGCCGGCCAGACCGGGCACAACAGCGGGGTGATCCATTCGGGGATCTACTACCGGCCGGGCTCGCTGAAGGCCCGGTTGTGCCGTGAGGGGCGGGCACGACTCATCGAGGAATGCGCGGACCGCGGTGTCGAGTACCGGCTGAGCGGCAAGCTGATCGTGGCCACCTCGCCCGAGGAGTGCGCGCGTCTGGGCCTGCTCGAGGAACGGGCACGTGAGAACGGACTGCAGGGGGTCCGTCGCATCGGTCCGGACGAGATGCACCGGCACGAACCGGAGGTCGCCGGTCTCGAGGCCCTGCACGTGCCGGAGTCCGGCGTGGTGGACTACGGCGAGGTCGCGGCGATGCTGGCCGAAGACCTTCGCGGCTCCGGTGCCACGCTGCGCTTCGGGTGGCGCGTCGACGCCGTCGAGCCGACGGGACGGGGGCTGCGCGTGATCACGCCGCGTGGGTCGGTGCAGACCCGTGCTCTCCTGAACTGCGCCGGGCTGTACTGCGACGAGGTCGCCCGCCGAGCGGGTGCGCACGTCGACGTGCGGATCGTGCCCTTCCGTGGCGAGTACTGGCTGCTCAAACCCGAGCGGGCGGATCTGGTGAGGACCTTGATCTACCCGGTCCCCGATCCGGCCTTCCCCTTCCTCGGCGTGCACCTCACGCGCGACGTCCACGGTGTGGTCGACGCCGGGCCCAACGCCGTGCTCGCCCTGGCCCGCGAGGGCTATACGTGGGGCGACGTCGACGTGGCGCATCTCGCGCGCACGCTGTCGTTCCCGGGGGCGCTGCGACTGTTCCGGACGCACTGGCGCAGCGGGTTCGACGAGATGCGCCGTAGCTTCGACCTCGATCGTCTGGTGCGCGACCTGCAGAAGCTGGTCCCGGCGGTCCGGCGCGAGGACCTGGTACCCGCCCACGCCGGTGTGCGTGCGCAGGCGGTGGGACGCGACGGTGCGCTTCTCGACGACTTCCACTTCGTGGACGGGCCCCACGCCGTGCACGTCCTGAACGCGCCGTCGCCGGCGGCGACCGCGTCCCTGGCCATCGGCGAGGCCGTGGCCGACCGTGTCCAGGAGAGCGGAATCCTGGAGCCGGTCGCACTCTGA
- a CDS encoding TIGR00266 family protein, which produces MRCHEVDYEIIGDDLQMVEVELDPSETVIAEAGSMNYMEDGISFEAKMGDGSQPDKGFLGKMLDVGKRALTGESLFMTHFTNQSQGKKRAAFAAPYPGKIIAVDMAKIPGQEIYAQKDAFLCAALGTEVSIAFQKRLGAGFFGGEGFILQRLLGDGMAFMHAGGTIIQKDLRGETLRVDTGCIVGFSRGIDYDIQRAGNLKSMFFGGEGLFLATLRGTGRVWLQSLPFSRLADRVIAHAPSSGGSSKGEGSILGNIGTMFER; this is translated from the coding sequence GTGCGCTGCCATGAAGTCGACTACGAGATCATCGGTGACGACCTGCAGATGGTCGAGGTGGAACTCGATCCGAGCGAAACGGTCATCGCCGAGGCCGGCTCCATGAACTACATGGAAGACGGTATCAGTTTCGAGGCCAAGATGGGCGACGGCAGCCAGCCGGACAAAGGATTCCTGGGGAAGATGCTCGACGTCGGCAAGCGCGCGCTCACCGGCGAGTCGCTGTTCATGACCCACTTCACCAACCAGAGTCAGGGCAAGAAGCGGGCGGCCTTCGCGGCCCCCTACCCCGGCAAGATCATCGCTGTGGACATGGCGAAGATCCCCGGACAGGAGATCTATGCGCAGAAGGACGCCTTCCTCTGCGCCGCCCTGGGCACCGAGGTGAGCATCGCATTCCAGAAGCGGCTCGGCGCGGGCTTCTTCGGCGGCGAGGGCTTCATCCTGCAACGGTTGCTGGGCGACGGCATGGCCTTCATGCACGCCGGCGGCACGATCATCCAGAAGGACCTGCGCGGCGAGACGCTACGCGTCGACACCGGGTGCATCGTGGGCTTCAGCCGCGGGATCGACTACGACATCCAGCGGGCCGGCAACCTCAAGAGCATGTTCTTCGGCGGCGAGGGCCTGTTCCTCGCCACGCTCCGCGGCACGGGCCGGGTGTGGCTGCAGAGCCTGCCGTTCTCGCGTCTGGCCGACCGGGTGATCGCGCACGCGCCGAGCAGCGGCGGATCGAGCAAGGGCGAGGGCTCGATCCTGGGCAACATCGGCACCATGTTCGAGCGCTGA
- the pepE gene encoding dipeptidase PepE has product MRLLLLSNSTQFGLGYLDHADAAVRDHLDGVSRLLFVPFALHDRDGYAAKARDRFGQWGIRVDSLHETPDPSAALETAEAVFVGGGNSFRLLKTLQDRGLLGVLRRRIQDGMPYMGASAGSNLACPTIRTTNDMPIVEPAGFDALGVLPFQLNPHYLDPVSDSEHMGETREQRLREFLEDNDAVVLGLREGGWLARRDDVLRLDGAKPARLFRRGVDPREIDSPADISDLLRTRT; this is encoded by the coding sequence ATGCGCCTGCTCCTGCTCAGCAATTCCACGCAGTTCGGCCTCGGCTACCTCGACCACGCCGACGCGGCCGTTCGCGATCACCTCGACGGGGTGTCGCGCCTGCTCTTCGTCCCCTTCGCCCTGCACGACCGCGACGGCTACGCCGCCAAGGCCCGCGACCGCTTCGGCCAATGGGGGATCCGGGTCGACTCGCTGCACGAGACACCCGACCCCTCCGCCGCGCTGGAGACCGCCGAGGCCGTGTTCGTGGGAGGCGGCAACAGCTTCCGTCTGCTGAAGACACTGCAGGACCGCGGCCTGCTCGGCGTGCTACGACGCCGCATCCAGGACGGCATGCCCTACATGGGTGCCAGCGCCGGGTCGAACCTGGCGTGTCCGACCATCCGTACCACGAACGACATGCCGATCGTCGAGCCAGCCGGATTCGACGCCCTGGGCGTTCTGCCCTTCCAGCTCAATCCCCACTATCTCGACCCCGTCTCCGACAGCGAGCACATGGGCGAGACCCGCGAGCAGCGGTTGCGGGAGTTCCTCGAGGACAACGACGCGGTGGTGCTGGGGCTCCGCGAGGGAGGCTGGCTCGCCCGCCGCGACGACGTGCTGCGCCTCGACGGGGCGAAGCCCGCTCGCCTGTTCCGGCGCGGGGTGGACCCGAGAGAGATCGATTCGCCGGCCGACATCAGCGATCTGCTGCGCACACGCACGTAG
- a CDS encoding TerB family tellurite resistance protein, producing MGWMHSLLGGALGFAIAGPLGAVVGAALGHGLGQRGAATAQLEGQERAQAAFFVSTFSMLAKMARADGHVSQEEIAVAQRFMRHELGLDAEAERFAVRVFRAAKDAPTPFEEFAAQFADLFRGEVEMREAMLDVLVRMALADGSLHDDERHLLERAAGIFDLSLDRFEHVLGRRHANFDRHYHTLGVEPGAPMEEVKRAYRRLVTEVHPDKVMARGMPEEFVKVAQERFHEVQNAYEAIRQRAAA from the coding sequence ATGGGTTGGATGCACTCGCTGCTGGGCGGAGCCCTGGGCTTCGCCATCGCCGGGCCGCTGGGCGCAGTGGTCGGAGCCGCCCTGGGTCACGGCCTGGGCCAGCGCGGCGCCGCGACGGCACAACTCGAAGGTCAGGAACGCGCGCAGGCGGCATTCTTCGTCAGCACCTTCTCCATGCTCGCCAAGATGGCCCGTGCCGACGGCCACGTGAGCCAGGAGGAGATCGCGGTCGCGCAGCGCTTCATGCGGCACGAGCTCGGGCTCGACGCCGAGGCCGAGCGCTTCGCCGTCCGCGTGTTCCGCGCGGCGAAGGACGCGCCCACGCCCTTCGAGGAGTTCGCGGCCCAGTTCGCCGACCTCTTCCGTGGCGAGGTGGAAATGCGCGAGGCCATGCTCGACGTGCTCGTCCGCATGGCCCTGGCCGACGGCAGCCTCCACGACGACGAGCGTCACCTGCTGGAGCGGGCCGCCGGGATCTTCGACCTGAGCCTCGATCGCTTCGAGCACGTGCTCGGCCGCCGTCACGCGAACTTCGACCGCCATTATCACACGCTGGGCGTCGAACCCGGCGCGCCGATGGAAGAGGTCAAGCGGGCGTACCGACGCCTGGTGACCGAGGTGCATCCGGACAAGGTGATGGCCCGGGGCATGCCCGAGGAGTTCGTGAAGGTCGCACAGGAACGCTTCCACGAAGTGCAGAACGCCTACGAGGCGATCCGTCAACGCGCGGCGGCCTAG